GCACTTACCAATGATTCTAGGGCCTTCAGTGTTTGGTAGTCAATTCAATTATAGTAGTTTTAGTTGGAAAAGTGGGTTCACGAAGGAGGCCCCGTTGGAGAGTAAGAAGCAGCTTGATGACCTAACTTCAATCAAAAGCTTTATTGATTAAGAGACTTCAACAGTAACTACGATTGTAACACGCGTACGGTGAAGTAGAGGAGGGGTCCTTTGGATTCTCGTTTCAAAGATGAAGGGACCTACTCGCCGTAATAgaaccaaaaaaatgttttgggCCACTGCTTCACCAAAAGCATTTTACttgttttgatttaaatttgttttgggACTTTGACGGTTAGTATAACTCCTAATTCCAAGACAAATGTTTACGTGTCTTCTATACGGACTCTCTTTTTTAACTTTCGACTTCACAGTGACTAGTGAGATCTCTTTGTCtaattagttattttaattCTAAAGGATTAGTTAGTAATCATGAATTAACTACACAGCTTTACACTTTTACAGGTGTAAATTGATGAGATGTCCTTTTAgttgtttgattttgatttcgTGCGTATTTCAAATACACTTAATGTAGACAGGTTTGGAATTAAATTCAGTACAGGTATATAGTGCTGCACGCAATACTTTTTGCAATGCGGAGAATCTTTGTGGTCGGCTGTGTAATTCTAACAAAAATCATTTCATAATTGTCTTTAGTCAATAGCATTTGTTATGACTAGAAGTTTGTATGCATCTCGATTTCCACATGGATTTTCTGTATCAAAATGTGGTATTCAGTTTTATTATTAGTTACGTTCAAAGTATACATGATTGTTGGCATTATGAAAGAGAGACTACACTATTCTTACTCTAGATGATAGCAAAATAGTGTCTGAAAACAGCCTACAAAGCTCTTGGCTAATAGTTCCCAAGAACGATTCAACCGTAGACATAATTAAGAATGTTATTAACTGAGTAAAACATATACTTACCTGGTTCCATTACTACTTTAGTTCATTTTTGACAATGCAAGATATTGGGAATAGTTTGAAAGTGCAAAACACCAAGagcaaattaataaaacatttcttCATAGATGCATCAATTTTTCAGCGAGACCACCATTCATTATACATGTCAAAATCCAACAATGCAATATCACACTTGTCTCGATTTGGAGACATACAAATCGTTAAGAGTAAATTTTctgaataaatatttatatatatatatatatatttcacttAGTTTGATGTTAATAACTAATAATACATTTTCAAATGAAAGTTAAAGTGTCTAATGTAAGCTAATTATAGTTCTcagtatataaactataaactcGAAGGCCACAAAACTAGCCGTATAAACTTTACATACATGATACATAATTAGTTAGGCTTGAAAAAGATGACTAGCTAATATAATTCAAATTAAGGTTAACTACAATCAAATTTaacgtaattttaaaataaaacagtgTTACGTTGATTAGATATTTCATCTTTAGGGAGACAGAAAGACAAttcgtagaaaaaaaaaattgtggacCATAATCGTGGCGCGAAAGGAACTTCCTCTTTCCCCTTCTCTGTTCAATTCTTATTGGACAACGTATATTTTCGTACCTGATCGTGACGCTTACGTGGTCCCTTTTTAAGCAGCACAGTGCATATCAACGGTCAGGATTGAAGGCATGGAGGGGAAGAAAAATCAAAGTGAAAAGTGGAAATTGAAaacaatcaagaaaaaaaaaggaattaaaaaaatgtttgttaaAGCGGTAGGCGCGTGGGTGTATAAATGGCTCGCGCCCTGTAACGTGTAACGctgatatttaatttatataatcaaAACACTATCGACTCTTCTGTAAGAAAAAATCAGATTCGCGTTCTGTGTGTGATGTCTGATATTTGTTACGAGGACGACGCGTTGGCTTGTGAAACGAGGCCGTCGTGGAAGAGCCGGAGACGAAGGATCGGTGTTCAGAGATGCAGGATGTCTCCGTCAGAGATGAATAAGACGGTGGCGGCTGAAGATACAGAGGGGATCTATAAGCGTAATAAGCAAGATGAGTACGATTTTATGAACTGTGCATCGCCTCCTCGGAGCTCACCTGAAGGTTGTTCAGAAGGAGACGAGAGTTTATTACTTGATGGGGAGATTAGGAGAGATGAAAACAATATCTCCGGCGAAAATTCATCGGTTATCGGAGTTGTTCCGTCTAAGAAAACGGTGAGAGAGACTGATGCGAGGCCTAGATACGGCGTCGCATCAGTGTGCGGTAGAAGAAGAGATATGGAGGATATGGTTGCGATTCATCCGTCTTTTGTTCGGAAACAAACGGAGTTTTCTCGAGCAAGATGGCACTATTTTGGAGTTTACGACGGTCACGGCTGTTCTCATGTACGATGCCGTTTTCATTAAtctctcatttgaatatttgaatattttagcGGTTAAACTGAttgaatttatttaatatgACGTCGTGTTTAGGTTGCTTCGAGATGTAAAGAAAGACTTCACGAGCTAGTGCAAGAGGAAGCGCTCTCGGACAAGAACGAAGAgtggaagaagatgatggagcGTAGCTTCACGCGCATGGACAAGGAAGCTGTTCGTTGGGAGGAAACCGTGATGAGCGCTAACTGCAAGTGTGAGCTTCAAACACCAAACTGCGACGCTGTCGGATCCACCGCTGTTGTCTCCGTCATTACCCCGGAGAAGATTATTGTAGCGAACTGCGGAGATTCTAGAGCAGTTCTTTGTCGGAATGGAAAACCAGTTCCTCTATCTACAGATCACAAGGTCagtctctctatctctttctcGAGCGATTTAATTTGATACGTAAAACCAATCTAAAACCAATGTTcaagaattataaaaatttatagaaaattattgATTATGGCAATTAGGCTATAATTATGCgttttgtaaaaatttatagaaaattattgATTATGGTAATTAGGCTATAATTATgcattttataaaaacttatagaaaattattgattattttttcaatatctaaacctgtttttttttaataaaatcgtTTAAAAGATCGTTATGGTTATTTTTTCAAACGATCTTGTTGGATTGAACTGATCTGGTTTTACGTTTGAAATAAACAGCCGGATCGTCCAGACGAGCTGGACCGGATCCAAGAAGCAGGGGGGCGAGTGATATACTGGGATGGTCCAAGAGTCTTGGGCGTTTTAGCCACGTCACGAGCCATCGGAGACAACTACTTGAAACCGTACGTGAGCTCGGAGCCGGAAGTTACGGTGACTGATCGTACCGAAGAAGACGAGTTTATGATTCTTGCTAGCGATGGGCTATGGGACGTAGTAACGAACGAGGCAGCGTGTGCGACGGTGCAAATGTATCTTAACAAAAAAGGTGGACGTGGAGAAGGAAGGCGGAGAGAAGCTACGGAGGGTGAAGAAAGGAAAGATGAGGAGGTGGTGGGGTCAAGGAAGAACGGGAAGAGAGGAGAGATCACGGACAGAGCATGTACGGAGGCGTCAGTGTTGCTGACGAAGCTGGCCTTAGCGAAGCATAGTAGCGATAACGTAAGCGTTGTTGTTATTGACCtcagcagaagaagaaaaagacacGTTGCTTGACACGAATCTCATCACTCCACCGTCTTTTCTTCTTTAAATatgattcttttgtttttggagGTTTCATTTTGGGACGAAGGCATCTCAGATCAGATCTTCTCCCAACCCAAAAAGAGAGAATGCATTAGttggaaaaacaaaaactcgGTTAATCAAGAACGGTTAAACCGGGTGGTATGGTTTGTTCTGAACCATCTTTTTGTTGCCTTTTTCGTTTTGTGTAATAGACAAACAAAAAAGGAAGACGGGATGTGTCCAGTGCCGTGCGAAGGTCTACCGGGGCTTGAGGCAAAAGTAAAAATGGAACTtttaaaccaaattttttttttgataaaaatataagagaTATTAGGACTCCTATACAAACATAACTGCATATTTTGCACCGATGGAAAACGAACTCAATCGatgatgtgtttttttttaatgacaaTCTTACCCCTACGCTGTAATCAAACACTTACGTCTTTACGCATATACAAACATTCTGTATACATATATCACACCTGTCTGATCTCTCTTGGTCGCGGACCCACACCAGTTCCACTGAACTGCTGTCTTAACATCTCCCCAATCACACTCGATGTTGCTTGTCTCCGGTAGCCAGCTCGCTCATCAACACTACAACTATGCTCACCGCCAATCTTACGGACCTCATACATACTTGAGCCCTTAACTAGCACCGCATAAACTCGCCAAGTACACGTTTGACCAACACACTCGAGCACCATAACAGAAGGTGCTGATTTCGCGCTACGGTAGGCGAATTTGTTTTTGATCGCGTACAAAGCCATGTGCTGCTTGAATGCATCTCTATCCTCAAAAGTCTTGCCAACGAATAGGTCTTTATCACCACTCCCCACACACCCTGCACAGTCGGTGTCATAATCATTTTTTGCATTACTATGGATagaaatagcacagcttgtcaTAAACTCCATCAACTCTTACTATACTTAAACATATACAATTTAGCCGAAATAATGGATCAAATAGCCGTCTAAACAACATGGATCAATTAGCCGTCtaaatttaatatcatttagAAGCGTACATCAGATCAGAACTGACATAGAACATAACATGTTACATTCACTACAAAtacaaaactttaaaacaaaccGACATATCCGGGATAGATATCACATGACCTAAAACAGGAAACAccaatttaatttgttttcaacGAAAACACGTACTATATATATAACCGTCATGCATAACACTTAGCCGAATACAATACGGATTTTTAGCCGACTAATATGTCACAAGTAAAATGCTAACAAACCCATACTTAAAAAGAAACACACTTAGCCGATAAATACTACAGTTAACCCATATTGCACTATTAGCAGTCCACACCGCTTAAATAACTTTAGTTAAACCCACCATCAGCTCCACTCTCATCAGACGAGGAGTTTTGGCTCTTAGGTGTCACATCCTTGGGGCCGGGGTCTGCCACACCACCGCAGTCAATTGTGATCCCGAGCTTAGCTGCCACGACCACAGTGGTCTTATCCTGACATATATCATTAACCGACATTCCACTCACAGGCGCGACCACGGGCTGAGGAGGTTTAGGCACTTGGCTACCCTCACCTCTTGATGCTGCATATAATAACACAGGTCATATTATTCATGTTGTCACATGTGTAGTAGTTAAATCAAAAAGGAGTAACTTTTTGTATCATTACCCAAGAACTTCTCAAACGCTGCGAGCAACTCGTTACCATGTTCTGGTTCAGCGTTAGCAGCTTCATGAGTCTCGTCCGGCACAGTAACAGCGGGAGGGACCTCCATCTCCAAATCTGCACACGATCCAGTAGAGGAAGCATCATCTTCTTCGGGAGCTGCTGCAACCTCTTCATCACCTACAAGGCATATTCTATCGGTTGCTCGTCCTTCACCCTCCACTACAGCCCGATCTGGTTCCACCCCTTGAGGGAGAACAAGGTCTTCACCCATCAGACCCTCCCAAAAATCCATAGGCGTCTCCATTGTCCATCGACGGATTTTAAACATCACATTTCGATTCACGGCGTCTTCTGGGAGTGCCGGAGCTTGTTGTGTTAGTTGCAAAGGCACTACAAAATCATCATAATTTAACCGGTTAAGTTTCTAGTTTGACATACATCTGTAGTCGTATCCGGATAATATATAAGACAAAAAACAGGTGTaggaaaatatacaaatgtacTTCACCTTCCGTCACGGCCTCCGCAGCAGACGGGGCTGTTGGTGGCTGGGTCAAGGGCAATGGAGTCGGTCCATGACCACTGCCTCCACCTATGTAATGTAAACAACACAAAACATTGACCGGTTAAAAACTATGTAATCGGATATCGTTCAACTTAACCGGATATAAATACATCTATAGCATCCGGATATCGTTCAATTTAACCGGTTAAGTTGCTATTTTAAGATACATCTGTAGTCGTAACCGGATACTATATACGACAAAAAACAGGCGTaggaaaatatacaaatgtacTTCACCTTCTGTCACGGCCTCAGCAGAAGACGGGGCTGTTGGTGGCTGGGTCAAGGGCAATTGAGTCGGTCCATGACCACTGCCTCCACCTATGTAATGTAAACAACACAAAACATTAACCGGTTAAATAACTATGTAATCGGATATCGTTTAACTTAACCGGATATAAATATGACATAATACCGGTTAACATACTATTTTGACATCCATCATAAATCGTAGCCggataatatatacaatattaCATGCGTTAAGAAAAATATACTAATGTACTTCACCTTCAGTCACGGCATCCATAGCAGACGGGGATGTTGGTGTCTGGGTCAGGGGCAACGGGGACGGCCCATGATCATCGCATCCGCCTATGTAATGTAAACATCACAAACATTAACCGGTGAAAATCCAATATAACCGCACGGCGCTCACGTTAACCGGAAATAGATATACCATAATAGTGTTGGACTCGATGCGAACTACCAAAACAAAACTGTACCTGTTTGCGCATCAGTCATATTTGCATCGTCGTCTTCCACTATTATCACCTCGCGTGAAACAGCTTCGAATCGCATGTCAGCTTGTTCCTGGAGTGTGTCGGCCAAGTCCATCTCAAGATCAACCCTATGCAGGACCATCATCTCCTGCTCATTGAAAATTTCTTCTAAGACCGATCTGCTGCATGTCATCCTCCTCCCAACCACGAGCCCTGAAATAAAAGCGCAACACTTAATTTACAATAAtgatctaaaaaaataatgataaatCAAAAGGTCACCAACAGAAATATCCGTACACTTACTTTGATACTCTCTTCTCGCATACTCGTCTTGACTCCCGTCAACGACAAACCGCTTCCGGCTAACAACGAAGTTGTCCCTCCGGTTAAAATGGAACCTAGCGACGCTCTCAGCTCCTATGGTCACAACGAGCACGAGTTCGGTGAACCACTCCCTTACACTCAGCATGACTGGTATGTCAGCGGTCGTTGTGACGTTTATCGGCAGAGATCGCCTTCCTAGTGGCCCGAGAATCCATGCCGGAAACTGGTAAGACAGTACGACGGGAGTCCCTTGCCCCACCACGTATCTCATCCTCACAACGTCCAGCAAAGATTCGTAACTTTCATTGTTTCTTATCATCGCACCGAACCCAAAGTCAGTAGGATCAGCATTGAAATTCCAAGCGCCGTCGTCTTCCTTGAGCCACTCACCACGCCAAAGCCTAACAAGCTTCCCcatctgaaaaaatatttttcattaaataaagcaAAATGACAAAGCAAACTATCGCATGCAAAAAGAATGTTCAGATAAAGAATGTTTATGAGACATAGAATGTTAAGACTGACGTGCGTCCATCATAAATGTAAACATTATCGTCGAAACAACAGAAGATACGACATAAATGTTCAAAAGTAACTGACCTGTTATTACTTCCCGAACCGGAGTGATGAAGAGAACCTTAAAAAGCCATTAAAGACTATTTTTTGGCTAGAGCTTAAGAAAGTGATAGTTATGGTTTGTGGTTCACCCACGTACCAACACTTGTTATATAGAGCAAAACAAATACACACGTCGGTACAGTTTTCTCAGCATGCATACCGCTACGTTACCCGTGTTAAAATGGCGAAaagttttacattttcaatgcgCGGCGAATGGTCAATTTTTATGCTAATTTTAGACAGGGGCCACACAATTATAAACAGCACAGtcgtatatatatgttttgcaaTCATTACTTGCATGTCATCATTACACAACTTTACCGCTTCACTACATAAGAAAAAGAGACGAGCGAGCAATAGGGGTACCGTCGTCTTTACATCCCCTCAGAAGCTGGGCCTTCAGTTTGGGCCGTCTACTTTTCCATCCGCGCAAATTTGCCGATCTTTCTATATTTATGGTGCAAATCACTCAAAATATAATGTATAGTTAAAGAAAAATTAACAGTAGTATGATTTAAATTAGTaaagattaagaaaaattaatcaCTTAAAAGAACTATTTATAATTAGCTCTATAATAAACAATTAACTTACCATAGTATAAATTAGTATGAGATGTTAACTtaacaaaagacaaaaaaaagcaaaaagcactagaaaaaaataaattaatgacaAGGTCTATACATGAAGAAACATATATCCGAATACAAGAAGAGATGGTaatgattaaataaaaagaaaccaaATACATATAGATCATGTAGGATAACGcgtaagaaataaaatatacaatttaaaaaatatatatatatagatcatgTATAAAGTAGTTgagatttattttctttttctatttagaaattttgataTCACGAAAGGGATCTTTCTTTCTGATTTCGAAAAattaacaataaaacaaaatatttttttctgataaaagaaaagaagagcaACTGTGAGGTTCGAACTTCAGTTGACAAGATAGTGTGTTTAATAAGACCACTATGCTACACAggattattaaaaatttgaggCCCTAAAATGTCTATATATTTTGGGGGCCTGAGGCAAAAGCCTTTTTGATAACACATGAAGCACGCCTCTGGATGTGTCACCACCTGTCTTGGTGGAATCAGTtcaaaattcaataaataaaaaagcatgtacatattttctttcttcttgcTTTTATACAAAACCATTCATTGGAGTACGCGTGGTTAGGACAGCAAATGGAATTTTAATTTGTTGATAAACACGTTTAGTCTTTGCAACGGGTGGGCCACGTTTGTTGTAGGAGAAATTCGAAATCTTACGGAAAGGAAGAGAGAAGATAATTGGGTAGAGAGTATGGACGTGTCGAAAATGGTAACCCTACACCACAAAAAGGACGTGACCCACCACCGAAAGGGCCATGCACATAATATCATATGCACATTGGTACGTGTCGGTGTTGGGTGATTGATAACTGACTGATCTAATGTAAGAGTGTTTTATTTATACATGATGACTGATCAGATCGAATGTCAAGATAACTAGATAAGTTACCTGTCCTGTTAGAATTTACACAAAATGAAAACGATGTTACTACTTAACCCAGTGAATCTCAAACGGACCGGGCGGAACACACCCAATATTTAGGATATATACGTGTGTGCAAAATAAATCTGGGCCAGAGAATCGATATATAGTAGAAACTAGCTTTTACTCAGCGAGAGTAACACTAAAGCTACAAATCAAATAGG
The nucleotide sequence above comes from Brassica napus cultivar Da-Ae chromosome A9, Da-Ae, whole genome shotgun sequence. Encoded proteins:
- the LOC106419899 gene encoding protein phosphatase 2C 3, with the translated sequence MSDICYEDDALACETRPSWKSRRRRIGVQRCRMSPSEMNKTVAAEDTEGIYKRNKQDEYDFMNCASPPRSSPEGCSEGDESLLLDGEIRRDENNISGENSSVIGVVPSKKTVRETDARPRYGVASVCGRRRDMEDMVAIHPSFVRKQTEFSRARWHYFGVYDGHGCSHVASRCKERLHELVQEEALSDKNEEWKKMMERSFTRMDKEAVRWEETVMSANCKCELQTPNCDAVGSTAVVSVITPEKIIVANCGDSRAVLCRNGKPVPLSTDHKPDRPDELDRIQEAGGRVIYWDGPRVLGVLATSRAIGDNYLKPYVSSEPEVTVTDRTEEDEFMILASDGLWDVVTNEAACATVQMYLNKKGGRGEGRRREATEGEERKDEEVVGSRKNGKRGEITDRACTEASVLLTKLALAKHSSDNVSVVVIDLSRRRKRHVA